A genome region from Streptomyces pratensis includes the following:
- a CDS encoding IS1182 family transposase yields the protein MSLRPGVPGEVPAETVRVARAAFPKGCLAVRVRDVLGSVFTDAEFAGLFSGRGRPAASPGRLAMVLVLQFAEGMSDRQAAHAVRSRIDWKYALGLELTDPGFDFSVLSEFRGRLIAGGVEAGVLDAVLESVSAAGLLKAGGRQRSDATHVLAAVREVNRLESVVEAMRAALNALAVAAPQWLAERTPPEWFDRYSARPEDTKFPSRWAARLSHAEQVGQDGMTLLQAVWSVDAPAWLRELPAVEFLRQMWVQEYQVSDGEVSWRKPKDCPPGQLRIRSAYDPDARNGAKRDRAWCGYKVHLTETCEPDAPHLITEVITTTAATADVQVTDQIHDALARRDLLPDVHLVDAGYVDAAHLVAARRDHGIELVGPVGANTGWQAAANNGYSIDDFAVDWDNKQVTCPNGRTSRQWQHDGRRSSGPVIRARFSPADCRPCPSRDQCTRGVAYMGREITLRHRDEHEALRTARLDQQTDPWKQRYKHRAGIEGTISQGVRAFGLRRSRYRGHPKTHLQHLLTAAGMNLTRLDAWLTGTPLAPTRTSHFAALRPTG from the coding sequence ATGTCGTTGCGTCCTGGTGTGCCTGGCGAGGTGCCGGCGGAGACGGTCAGGGTGGCCCGCGCGGCCTTCCCGAAGGGGTGCTTGGCAGTCCGGGTGAGAGATGTGCTCGGGTCGGTCTTCACCGATGCGGAGTTCGCGGGTCTTTTCTCGGGTCGGGGGCGGCCTGCGGCGTCGCCGGGCCGGTTGGCGATGGTGCTGGTGTTGCAGTTCGCCGAAGGGATGTCGGACCGGCAGGCCGCTCACGCGGTGCGCTCCAGGATCGACTGGAAGTACGCGCTCGGGCTGGAGCTGACCGATCCGGGCTTCGATTTCTCCGTGCTGAGCGAGTTCCGTGGACGGCTCATCGCCGGTGGCGTCGAGGCCGGGGTGCTGGATGCGGTCCTGGAGAGCGTTTCGGCGGCCGGGCTGCTCAAGGCCGGTGGACGTCAGCGCAGTGATGCCACGCATGTGCTGGCGGCGGTGCGGGAGGTGAACCGGCTGGAGTCCGTGGTCGAGGCGATGCGAGCGGCACTGAACGCACTGGCGGTCGCGGCTCCGCAGTGGCTGGCCGAGCGGACGCCGCCGGAGTGGTTCGACCGGTACTCCGCCCGGCCGGAGGACACGAAGTTCCCCAGCCGCTGGGCTGCCCGGCTCAGCCACGCCGAACAGGTCGGCCAGGACGGCATGACGCTCCTGCAAGCTGTGTGGTCCGTTGACGCGCCTGCCTGGCTGAGGGAGCTGCCGGCCGTGGAGTTCCTACGGCAGATGTGGGTGCAGGAATACCAGGTCAGCGACGGTGAGGTGAGCTGGCGCAAGCCGAAGGACTGCCCGCCGGGGCAGTTACGGATCCGCTCGGCCTATGATCCGGACGCCCGCAACGGGGCCAAACGCGACCGGGCCTGGTGCGGCTACAAGGTTCATCTGACCGAAACCTGCGAACCCGATGCCCCACACCTGATCACCGAGGTCATCACCACCACCGCCGCCACTGCCGACGTCCAGGTCACCGACCAGATCCACGACGCTCTCGCCCGCCGGGACCTGTTGCCTGATGTCCATCTGGTCGACGCCGGCTACGTCGATGCCGCACACCTGGTCGCCGCCCGCCGTGACCATGGCATCGAACTGGTGGGACCGGTCGGCGCCAACACCGGCTGGCAGGCCGCCGCGAACAACGGCTACAGCATCGACGACTTCGCCGTCGACTGGGACAACAAGCAGGTGACCTGCCCGAACGGCAGGACCAGCAGACAGTGGCAGCACGACGGGCGACGCTCGTCAGGCCCCGTGATCCGCGCCCGATTCTCACCCGCGGACTGCCGCCCCTGCCCCTCACGCGACCAGTGCACCCGCGGCGTCGCCTACATGGGACGCGAGATCACCCTGCGGCACCGCGACGAACACGAAGCCCTCCGAACAGCCCGGCTCGACCAGCAAACCGACCCATGGAAACAACGCTACAAGCACCGAGCCGGCATCGAAGGCACCATCTCCCAGGGCGTCCGCGCCTTCGGGCTGCGCAGGTCCCGCTACCGAGGCCATCCCAAAACCCACCTGCAACACCTGCTGACCGCAGCCGGAATGAACCTCACCCGCCTCGACGCCTGGCTCACAGGCACCCCACTCGCCCCAACACGCACCTCACACTTCGCAGCACTCCGCCCCACCGGATAA
- a CDS encoding FecCD family ABC transporter permease, producing the protein MLVESPPESSPGPPAEPDTGTRAGRHAVRAVGLLVAVGVLALVCLASIAIGAKALPYSEVWHGLFHYSGTSGDVLVRDVRVPRTVLGLIVGAALGLAGAVMQALTRNPLAEPGLLGVNAGAAAAVVSAITFLGVTSLTGYVWFAFGGAAIVSVAVYLLGGSRSANPVRLALAGTAVTAALFGYVNAVQLLDSAALDRLRFWTVGSLASANPETVGKVWPFIALGVLLALLIARPLNALEMGDDTARALGAHLTRTRVLAMVAVTLLCGAATAACGPIVFIGLMIPHLVRTITGPDMRWILPYAAVLAPVLLLGADVVGRVIARPSELQVGIVTALLGGPVFIHLVRRKRMAQL; encoded by the coding sequence GTGTTGGTAGAGAGTCCCCCCGAATCGAGTCCCGGCCCCCCGGCCGAGCCGGACACGGGCACGCGCGCCGGCCGCCACGCGGTACGAGCCGTGGGCCTGCTGGTCGCGGTCGGTGTGCTGGCGCTGGTGTGCCTCGCGAGTATCGCGATCGGTGCCAAGGCCCTCCCGTACTCCGAGGTGTGGCACGGCTTGTTCCACTACTCGGGCACGAGCGGCGACGTCCTCGTACGGGACGTGCGGGTCCCGCGCACCGTGCTGGGGCTGATCGTCGGGGCCGCCCTGGGTCTGGCCGGCGCCGTGATGCAGGCGCTGACCCGCAACCCGCTCGCCGAGCCCGGTCTGCTGGGTGTCAACGCGGGCGCGGCTGCGGCCGTCGTCTCGGCCATCACCTTCCTCGGTGTCACCTCGCTGACCGGATACGTCTGGTTCGCCTTCGGCGGCGCCGCGATCGTGTCCGTGGCGGTGTACCTGCTCGGCGGCAGCCGGTCCGCGAACCCCGTACGGCTCGCGCTCGCCGGCACGGCGGTCACCGCGGCGCTGTTCGGCTACGTCAACGCCGTGCAGCTGCTGGACTCGGCGGCGCTGGACCGGCTGCGCTTCTGGACCGTGGGATCACTGGCCTCGGCGAACCCGGAGACGGTCGGCAAGGTGTGGCCGTTCATCGCGCTCGGTGTGCTGCTGGCCCTGCTCATCGCCCGGCCGCTCAACGCGCTGGAGATGGGCGACGACACGGCCAGGGCGCTCGGCGCGCATCTGACCCGCACCCGCGTCCTCGCGATGGTGGCCGTCACCCTGCTCTGCGGAGCGGCGACCGCCGCCTGCGGGCCGATCGTCTTCATCGGACTGATGATCCCGCACCTGGTCCGCACCATCACCGGCCCGGACATGCGGTGGATCCTTCCCTACGCGGCGGTGCTCGCGCCCGTGCTGCTGCTCGGGGCCGACGTGGTGGGCAGGGTCATCGCCCGCCCCTCCGAGCTCCAGGTCGGCATCGTCACGGCGCTGCTGGGCGGGCCCGTCTTCATCCATCTCGTACGGCGTAAGAGGATGGCCCAGCTGTGA
- a CDS encoding tetratricopeptide repeat protein gives MSLPKTLAEDVARNLVMVARLIDEDPEQSYAYSRIALRLASRVAAVREAAGFAAYATQRYAEALAEFRASRRMTGSVELWPVMADCERGLGRPERAMAMAGEPEVQKLDKAGQVEMRLVAAGARRDMGQIDAAIVTLQSPELASSAVHPWTPRLRYAYADALLEAGREDEAREWFGKAMEADKDGATDASDRLAELDGVEFVDALGDDDEQAPEPVDVERHDEDALEEDAADDHDADGHDEDGDQDEDDEDGDVEGPAKA, from the coding sequence ATGAGCCTGCCGAAGACCCTCGCCGAGGACGTCGCACGGAACCTGGTCATGGTCGCCCGTCTGATCGACGAGGACCCGGAACAGTCCTACGCGTACTCCCGTATCGCCTTGCGTCTGGCATCGAGGGTCGCCGCAGTGCGCGAGGCGGCCGGCTTCGCCGCGTACGCCACCCAGAGGTACGCCGAAGCGCTGGCCGAATTCCGGGCATCGCGTCGCATGACCGGCTCCGTGGAGCTGTGGCCCGTCATGGCCGACTGCGAGCGTGGACTGGGCCGCCCCGAGCGGGCCATGGCCATGGCCGGCGAGCCCGAGGTTCAGAAGCTCGACAAGGCCGGTCAGGTCGAGATGCGCCTGGTCGCCGCTGGTGCCCGCAGGGACATGGGGCAGATCGACGCTGCGATCGTCACGCTGCAGAGCCCTGAGCTCGCCTCCAGCGCCGTCCACCCGTGGACGCCGCGTCTGCGTTACGCCTACGCCGACGCGCTCCTGGAAGCAGGGCGCGAGGACGAGGCCCGTGAGTGGTTCGGCAAGGCCATGGAAGCCGACAAGGACGGTGCGACCGACGCGTCCGACCGGCTGGCGGAGCTCGACGGTGTGGAGTTCGTCGACGCGCTCGGCGACGACGACGAGCAGGCCCCCGAACCGGTCGACGTCGAAAGGCACGACGAGGACGCCCTGGAAGAGGACGCCGCGGATGACCATGACGCGGACGGCCACGACGAGGACGGCGACCAGGACGAGGACGATGAGGACGGCGATGTGGAAGGGCCCGCGAAGGCCTGA
- a CDS encoding ABC transporter ATP-binding protein encodes MQRLTADSVTLGYDQRVIAENLSVEIPDNSFTVVVGPNACGKSTLLRALSRMLKPNAGDVLLDGQSIHRMPAKKVARTLGLLPQSSIAPDGITVADLVSRGRYPHQGLLRQWSPEDERIVKESMESTGVGALADRYVDELSGGQRQRVWIAMALAQQTPLLLLDEPTTYLDIQHQIDVLDLCAELHETQGRTLVAVLHDLNHAARYATHLIAMREGRVVAEGAPGDIVTAQLVEDVFGMRCQVIEDPETGTPLVVPAARRKRAAASV; translated from the coding sequence ATGCAGCGCCTCACCGCGGACTCGGTGACCCTCGGCTACGACCAGAGGGTCATCGCCGAGAACCTCTCGGTGGAGATCCCCGACAACTCCTTCACGGTCGTCGTCGGACCCAACGCCTGTGGCAAGTCGACCCTGCTGCGCGCCCTCTCCCGGATGCTGAAGCCGAACGCCGGGGACGTCCTGCTCGACGGGCAGTCCATCCACCGGATGCCCGCGAAGAAGGTCGCCAGGACGCTGGGCCTGCTGCCGCAGTCCTCCATCGCCCCGGACGGCATCACCGTCGCCGACCTGGTCTCGCGCGGCCGCTACCCGCACCAGGGGCTGCTGCGCCAGTGGTCGCCCGAGGACGAGCGGATCGTCAAGGAGTCCATGGAGTCGACCGGCGTCGGCGCACTCGCCGACCGCTACGTCGACGAACTGTCCGGCGGCCAGCGCCAGCGGGTCTGGATCGCCATGGCACTCGCCCAGCAGACGCCGCTGCTGCTGCTGGACGAGCCGACGACGTATCTCGACATCCAGCACCAGATCGACGTGCTCGACCTCTGCGCCGAACTCCACGAGACGCAGGGCCGCACGCTGGTCGCCGTGCTGCACGACCTCAATCACGCCGCCCGGTACGCCACCCATCTCATCGCCATGCGCGAGGGCCGGGTCGTCGCGGAGGGAGCGCCCGGCGACATCGTCACCGCGCAGCTCGTCGAGGACGTCTTCGGGATGCGGTGCCAGGTCATCGAGGACCCCGAGACGGGCACTCCGCTCGTGGTCCCCGCCGCCCGCAGGAAGCGCGCCGCGGCCTCCGTCTGA
- a CDS encoding FecCD family ABC transporter permease, translated as MKAAQDTTARDTTRTVRAVRTAGGLSFRVDARAFTVITLLIAAAALAAVVLIGSGDYSMSPGQVVTTLFGNGTFQQEFIVTELRLPRVLVGLLVGAALGVGGAVFQSVSRNPLGSPDVLGFGQGSAVGALLVIVLFKGGPSEVAAGAVAGGLLTGVAVYLLAWKRGVHGYRLVLVGIGAAAMLTAAIHYLITKADLVDATRAVVWMTGTLDGRDRSQVWPLLAVCCVLIPLVLGHGRALRMIEMGDDAAHALGVPVERTRLVLLSSAVLLVAVATAAAGPIVFVSLSAPQVARRLTRAPGPNLAAAAGTGAALLLVADWTAMNAFGDRQLPVGVVTGVLGGCYLLWLLVSERRAGRI; from the coding sequence GTGAAGGCCGCACAGGACACCACCGCGCGGGACACCACGAGGACGGTCCGCGCCGTACGGACGGCCGGCGGGCTCTCGTTCCGGGTGGACGCACGGGCGTTCACCGTGATCACGCTGCTCATCGCCGCGGCGGCCCTCGCAGCCGTGGTGCTGATCGGCAGCGGCGACTACTCCATGTCACCCGGGCAGGTCGTCACCACACTGTTCGGCAACGGAACCTTCCAGCAGGAGTTCATCGTCACCGAACTGCGGCTGCCCAGGGTCCTGGTCGGTCTGCTCGTCGGTGCCGCGCTCGGGGTCGGCGGCGCCGTCTTCCAGAGCGTCTCCCGCAACCCGCTCGGCAGCCCCGACGTCCTCGGCTTCGGACAGGGGTCCGCGGTCGGCGCGCTCCTCGTGATCGTGCTCTTCAAGGGCGGCCCCTCCGAGGTCGCCGCGGGCGCCGTCGCCGGCGGCCTGCTGACCGGCGTCGCCGTCTATCTGCTGGCCTGGAAGCGCGGGGTGCACGGCTACCGGCTCGTCCTCGTCGGCATCGGCGCCGCCGCGATGCTCACCGCCGCGATCCACTACCTGATCACCAAGGCCGACCTCGTCGACGCCACCCGCGCCGTGGTCTGGATGACCGGCACGCTGGACGGCCGGGACCGGTCCCAGGTCTGGCCGCTCCTGGCGGTCTGCTGTGTCCTGATCCCCCTGGTCCTCGGACACGGGCGCGCGCTGCGGATGATCGAGATGGGGGACGACGCCGCCCACGCACTCGGCGTGCCGGTGGAACGCACCCGGCTCGTCCTGCTGAGCTCCGCCGTGCTGCTCGTGGCCGTCGCCACCGCCGCCGCCGGCCCCATCGTCTTCGTCTCGCTCAGCGCACCGCAGGTCGCCCGCCGCCTCACCCGTGCGCCCGGCCCCAACCTGGCCGCGGCTGCGGGCACGGGCGCGGCCCTGCTGCTCGTCGCCGACTGGACCGCGATGAACGCCTTCGGGGACCGTCAGCTCCCGGTGGGCGTCGTCACCGGCGTACTCGGCGGCTGCTACCTGCTGTGGCTCCTCGTGTCCGAGCGCAGGGCGGGACGCATATGA
- a CDS encoding HAD hydrolase-like protein, with amino-acid sequence MSQQYRSRPLGSSAALSEAYDTALLDLDGVVYAGGHAIVHAVESLGSARERGMHLAYVTNNALRTPDAVAEHLTELGVPADAADVITSAQAVARLMADQLPPGARVLVVGGEGLRVALRERGLVPVESADEEPAAVAQGFGGPDLPWGRFAEAAYAISRGAVWFASNTDLTIPGARGIAPGNGAAVEVVRIATGAEPQVAGKPLPPMHRETVLRTGAKRPLVVGDRLDTDIEGAFNGGVDSLLVLTGVTDAAQLIAAEPKYRPTYVDRDLRGLLTGQPEVSEEGGAFRCGGWTAVVRGDALVLEGDGDGIDGLRALCGAAWTHAGEGSCRLDPDKAVAGLDL; translated from the coding sequence ATGAGTCAGCAGTACAGGTCCCGGCCGCTCGGGAGCAGCGCGGCGCTGAGCGAGGCGTACGACACGGCCCTGCTCGATCTGGACGGGGTGGTGTACGCGGGCGGGCACGCGATCGTCCACGCCGTCGAGTCGCTGGGCAGCGCGCGGGAGCGCGGCATGCATCTGGCGTACGTGACGAACAACGCCTTGCGTACGCCGGACGCGGTGGCCGAGCACCTGACCGAGCTCGGGGTGCCGGCCGATGCCGCTGATGTGATCACGTCGGCGCAGGCGGTGGCCCGGCTGATGGCCGATCAGCTGCCTCCCGGGGCAAGGGTGCTCGTGGTCGGCGGCGAAGGGCTGCGGGTCGCGCTGCGCGAGCGTGGTCTCGTTCCGGTGGAGTCGGCGGACGAGGAGCCGGCCGCCGTGGCCCAGGGGTTCGGCGGCCCCGACCTTCCGTGGGGCAGGTTCGCAGAGGCGGCGTACGCGATCTCGCGGGGCGCAGTGTGGTTCGCGTCCAACACGGACCTGACGATCCCTGGCGCCCGGGGTATCGCTCCGGGCAACGGTGCGGCGGTGGAGGTCGTACGGATCGCGACCGGCGCCGAGCCGCAGGTCGCGGGCAAGCCCCTGCCGCCGATGCACCGCGAGACCGTGCTGCGGACGGGGGCGAAGCGGCCGCTGGTCGTCGGGGACCGGCTGGACACGGACATCGAGGGCGCGTTCAACGGTGGGGTGGACTCGCTGCTGGTCCTCACCGGGGTGACCGATGCCGCGCAGCTGATCGCGGCCGAACCCAAGTACCGCCCGACGTACGTGGACCGGGATCTGCGGGGGCTGCTGACCGGTCAGCCCGAGGTGTCGGAGGAGGGCGGCGCGTTCCGTTGCGGCGGCTGGACGGCCGTGGTCCGCGGTGACGCACTCGTGCTGGAGGGCGACGGCGACGGGATCGACGGGCTGCGTGCCCTGTGCGGGGCGGCGTGGACGCACGCCGGGGAGGGCTCCTGCCGGCTCGACCCGGACAAGGCCGTGGCAGGGCTGGACCTGTAG
- a CDS encoding TlyA family RNA methyltransferase — protein sequence MAGVARRRLDAELVRRKLARSREHASQLIAAGRVTVGGNTATKPATQVETSAAVVVVKDDSDPEYVSRGGHKLAGALAAFVPLGLEVEGRRALDAGASTGGFTDVLLRAGAGHVVAVDVGYGQLAWSLQSDERVTVKDRTNVRELTLEQIDGKAVDLVVGDLSFIPLGLVLPALARCAAPDADLVLMVKPQFEVGKERLGSGGVVRSPELRAEAVREVARRAGLLGLGVQGVTASPLPGPSGNVEYFLWLRAGAPELDPADVDRAVAEGPR from the coding sequence GTGGCAGGAGTGGCACGTCGCCGCCTCGACGCCGAGCTGGTACGCCGCAAGCTCGCCCGCTCGCGTGAGCACGCGAGCCAGCTGATCGCAGCCGGGCGGGTGACCGTCGGCGGGAACACCGCGACCAAGCCCGCCACCCAGGTCGAGACCAGCGCCGCCGTCGTCGTCGTCAAGGACGACAGCGACCCCGAGTACGTCTCGCGCGGCGGGCACAAACTCGCGGGCGCCCTCGCCGCCTTCGTGCCCCTGGGCCTGGAGGTCGAGGGGCGGCGGGCACTGGACGCCGGGGCCTCGACCGGTGGCTTCACCGATGTGCTGCTGCGCGCCGGCGCGGGCCACGTCGTGGCCGTGGACGTCGGCTACGGCCAGCTCGCCTGGTCCCTCCAGTCCGATGAACGCGTCACCGTCAAGGACCGTACCAACGTACGAGAGCTGACGCTGGAGCAGATCGACGGGAAGGCGGTGGACCTGGTGGTGGGCGACCTGTCGTTCATCCCGCTCGGCCTGGTGCTGCCCGCGCTCGCCCGCTGCGCGGCCCCCGACGCCGACCTGGTGCTCATGGTCAAGCCGCAGTTCGAGGTGGGCAAGGAGCGCCTCGGCAGCGGTGGTGTGGTCCGCAGCCCCGAGCTGCGGGCCGAAGCTGTACGGGAAGTGGCACGCCGGGCCGGTCTGCTGGGCCTCGGCGTCCAGGGAGTGACGGCGAGCCCGCTGCCCGGGCCGTCGGGCAACGTCGAGTATTTTCTGTGGCTGCGGGCCGGCGCACCTGAGCTGGATCCCGCGGACGTCGACCGTGCAGTGGCGGAGGGGCCCCGTTGA
- a CDS encoding alkyl sulfatase C-terminal domain-containing protein gives MATMAECRSALDTLSDNLAGADGDVRGAADLDRSLSCHIRDLDATFTGRLTNGRIKVLDTHDGPPREKAEIRLAMTGDDLVAMVDGELKFAKAWASGRVRLEAGFRDLLKLKSLL, from the coding sequence ATGGCGACCATGGCGGAGTGCCGCAGCGCACTCGACACACTTTCCGACAATCTGGCTGGGGCGGACGGCGACGTACGCGGCGCCGCCGACCTCGACCGCTCGCTGAGCTGCCACATCAGGGATCTCGACGCGACGTTCACCGGACGGCTGACGAACGGCCGGATCAAGGTGCTGGACACGCACGACGGCCCTCCTCGGGAGAAGGCCGAGATCCGGCTGGCGATGACCGGGGACGACCTGGTGGCCATGGTCGACGGCGAGCTGAAGTTCGCGAAGGCCTGGGCCTCGGGCCGGGTCCGGCTCGAGGCGGGCTTCCGCGACCTGCTGAAGCTCAAGTCCCTGCTGTGA
- a CDS encoding DUF1015 domain-containing protein has protein sequence MNTSGPAAGGGLRLIPFRGLRYVPERVGSLAAVTSPPYDVVVRPDGLHHLESADPHNIVRLILPQGATAAARHHQAAETLKRWLAEGVLAPDPAPVLYVYEQRAGDALQRGVIGALALSPTSDGVVLPHEDVMADVVEDRADLMRTAAAHLEPLLLSYAGDGGPRGATAVIERVVQRLPLLATTTEDGVGHRLWAVTDPAEQAEIESDLSRHQALIADGHHRWATYLRLQQEQSAPGPWDFGLVLLVDTARYPLRVRAIHRLLHRLPVAHALRALDGRFRVRPVDGPLERALDVLVDATTTEGNAFLLAGDGHFHLIDLPDEQLLARTVPTDRPAAWRALDATVLHNTLLDDVWGIPDAPEHIAYIHDAAAAVEQAERHDATAVLMRPVREDVVRDLARQGVTMPRKSTSFGPKPATGLVLRSLGVG, from the coding sequence ATGAACACATCCGGGCCCGCCGCCGGCGGGGGACTGCGACTGATCCCCTTCCGCGGACTGCGTTACGTCCCCGAACGGGTCGGCAGCCTGGCGGCGGTGACCTCACCCCCGTACGACGTCGTCGTCCGGCCCGACGGTCTGCATCACCTCGAGTCCGCGGACCCGCACAACATCGTGCGGCTGATCCTCCCGCAGGGCGCCACGGCCGCCGCGCGCCACCACCAGGCCGCCGAGACCCTGAAGCGCTGGCTCGCCGAGGGCGTCCTCGCCCCGGACCCGGCGCCCGTGCTCTACGTCTACGAACAGCGTGCCGGCGACGCCCTTCAGCGCGGTGTGATCGGGGCCCTGGCGCTCTCCCCCACGTCGGATGGCGTCGTACTGCCGCACGAGGACGTCATGGCCGATGTCGTGGAGGACCGCGCCGATCTGATGCGCACCGCCGCCGCCCACCTCGAACCCCTGCTCCTCAGTTACGCGGGTGACGGCGGGCCGCGTGGTGCGACGGCCGTCATCGAGCGGGTCGTGCAGCGGCTCCCGCTTCTCGCCACGACGACCGAGGACGGGGTCGGCCACCGTCTCTGGGCCGTCACCGATCCCGCCGAGCAGGCGGAGATCGAGTCCGACCTGTCCCGTCACCAGGCGCTGATCGCAGACGGCCACCACCGCTGGGCCACCTATCTCCGGCTCCAGCAGGAGCAGTCCGCCCCCGGGCCCTGGGACTTCGGTCTCGTCCTGCTCGTCGACACCGCCCGCTATCCGCTGCGGGTCCGCGCCATCCACCGGCTGCTGCACCGCCTCCCGGTCGCCCACGCCCTCCGCGCCCTCGACGGCCGCTTCCGCGTCCGGCCCGTCGACGGGCCGCTGGAGCGGGCACTCGACGTTCTCGTGGACGCCACCACCACGGAAGGCAATGCCTTCCTCCTCGCGGGCGACGGCCACTTCCACCTGATCGACCTGCCGGACGAGCAGCTGCTGGCCCGCACAGTGCCCACCGACCGCCCGGCGGCCTGGCGCGCGCTGGACGCGACCGTGCTGCACAACACACTCCTCGACGACGTATGGGGGATCCCCGACGCCCCCGAGCACATCGCCTACATCCACGACGCCGCGGCCGCCGTCGAGCAGGCGGAAAGGCACGACGCCACGGCGGTACTGATGCGCCCGGTGCGCGAGGACGTGGTCCGGGACCTGGCCAGACAGGGCGTCACCATGCCTCGCAAGTCGACCTCGTTCGGTCCCAAGCCGGCCACGGGGCTGGTACTGCGCAGTCTCGGGGTCGGCTGA